A stretch of Brassica napus cultivar Da-Ae chromosome C6, Da-Ae, whole genome shotgun sequence DNA encodes these proteins:
- the LOC106404217 gene encoding uncharacterized protein LOC106404217 — protein MAEILWALDTKINLRSKGLGDTIIEGNNENDKNRYRAIRIIRHHLIEGLKDQYLTMENPLDLWTALQRRYDQQKMVLLPKARYEWKNLRFMNYKSVDEYNSVLFKIVSMMRLCGEEVTEKELLDKTFSTFHSTNVLLQQHEMRPPGSAPLPEAHKAEHEKKDPKESNHVYNERRSYGRGRGGYKGRGGYKGRGGRDNYSYGRGYGNHNNRGRGSSYGRGRANFGRGRGDISKPSYSTKSVCHRCGMSNHWAKNCRTPKHLCELYQESLKNKNP, from the exons ATGGCTGAGATCCTT tgggcgctagatacaaagatcaaCCTGAGGTCaaagggactcggtgatactatcatcgagGGCAACAATGAGAATGATAAGAATCGGTATAGGGCTATAAGAATTATACGCCACCATCTCATTGAAGGCTTAAAAGATCAGTACCTTAcaatggaaaatccactagacctTTGGACCGCTTTACAGCGTAGATATGATCAGCAGAAAATGGTGCTACTACCAAAGGCTAGATATGAGTGGAAGAATCTCAGATTCATgaactataagtctgtggatgaaTACAATTCAGTATTGTTCAAAATAGTTTCAATGATGAGACTCTGTGGTGAAGAAGTAACCGAGAAAGAGTTATTGGATAAGACCTTCTCTACGTTCCATTCCACAAATGTGTTGCTGCAACAGca tgagatgagacctccaGGATCAGCACCATTACCAGAAGCTCACAAGGCTGAAcatgaaaagaaagatcccaaagaaAGCAACCACGTCTATAATGAAAGGAGATCATACGGCAGAGGCCGTGGTGGGTACAAGGGACGTGGTGGGTACAAGGGACGTGGTGGTCGTGACAACTACTCATATGGCCGAGGGTatggaaaccacaataaccgtggtcgtggttccagctATGGCCGTGGAAGAGCCAATTTTGGCCGCGGTCGAGGCGACATATCCAAGCcgtcttactcgaccaaatcTGTTTGTCATAGGTGCGGGATGAGtaaccattgggccaagaattgtAGAACTCCTAAGCATTTATGTgaactctatcaagagagccttaagaacaagaacccaTAA
- the LOC106405899 gene encoding protein NRT1/ PTR FAMILY 1.2, with translation MENPTNETEAKQIQLNGEKKPKGGIITMPFIIANEAFEKVASYGLLPNMIMYLIRDYRFGVAKGTNVLFMWSAATNFTPLLGAFLSDSYLGRFLTIAIASLSSFLGMVLLWLTAMLPQVKPSPCDPTAAGNHCGSATASQLALLYTAFALISIGSGGIRPCSLAFGADQLDNKENPKNERVLESFFGWYYASSAVAVLIAFTGIVYIQEHLGWRIGFGVPAVLMLIAAFLFVLAFPLYVRRNVSKSLFTGLAQVVVAAYVNRKLSLPNQQDSSITYYHMKDSELKAPSHKLRFLNKACLISNREEEIGSDGFALKPWRLCTTDKVEELKALIKVIPIWSTGIMMSINTSQSSFQLLQATSMDRRLSRHGSFQVPAGSFGMFTIIALAMWVVLYDRAVIPLASKIRGRPFRLSVKLRMGLGLFMSFLAMAISAMVETLRRKKALSQGYANNANAIVDISAMWLVPQYVLHGLAEALTAIGQTEFFYTEFPKSMSSIAASLFGLGMAVASLLASVILNAVNELTSRNGEDSWVSDNINKGHYNYYYWLLAIMSFINVIYYMICSWSYGPLVDQVRNGRVNGVREEEELLDIVRKGFEKEDLRGVVKTN, from the exons ATGGAGAACCCTACAAATGAAACAGAGGCTAAGCAAATCCAACTCAATGGAGAAAAGAAACCAAAGGGTGGAATCATCACTATGCCCTTCATCATAG CTAACGAGGCGTTTGAGAAAGTGGCGAGCTATGGATTATTACCAAACATGATTATGTACTTAATCAGGGATTACAGATTTGGAGTAGCAAAAGGAACCAATGTGCTCTTCATGTGGTCCGCTGCAACAAACTTCACTCCTCTCTTGGGTGCTTTTCTCTCTGATTCCTACTTAGGCCGGTTTCTCACCATCGCCATTGCATCTCTCTCCAGTTTCTTG GGAATGGTGCTTCTATGGCTTACAGCAATGTTACCACAAGTGAAGCCATCACCATGCGATCCCACAGCGGCTGGAAACCACTGTGGTTCCGCAACTGCATCTCAGTTGGCTCTTTTGTACACTGCATTTGCCCTTATATCGATCGGATCAGGCGGGATCAGACCGTGTTCGTTAGCCTTTGGAGCTGATCAGTTAGACAACAAAGAGAATCCTAAGAACGAAAGAGTTCTGGAGAGTTTCTTTGGTTGGTACTATGCTTCCTCAGCTGTGGCTGTACTTATCGCGTTCACTGGCATTGTTTACATTCAAGAGCATCTTGGATGGAGAATAGGGTTTGGTGTGCCTGCGGTTCTCATGTTGATCGCTGCTTTTCTGTTTGTTCTTGCATTTCCTCTTTATGTTAGACGCAATGTGAGCAAGAGTCTCTTCACCGGTTTAGCTCAAGTGGTTGTTGCAGCTTACGTGAACAGGAAGCTAAGTCTACCAAATCAGCAGGACTCATCAATTACTTATTATCACATGAAAGATTCTGAACTCAAAGCTCCAAGCCACAAATTGAG GTTTTTGAATAAAGCTTGTTTAATAAGTAACCGCGAGGAGGAGATTGGGTCAGATGGGTTTGCTTTGAAACCATGGAGGCTATGCACAACAGACAAAGTAGAAGAGCTTAAGGCATTGATCAAAGTCATACCGATATGGTCCACAGGTATAATGATGTCCATAAACACTAGCCAAAGCTCGTTTCAGTTGCTGCAAGCCACTTCCATGGACAGGCGCTTGAGCCGCCATGGTAGTTTTCAAGTACCAGCTGGATCGTTTGGTATGTTTACAATCATAGCCCTAGCCATGTGGGTCGTTCTATATGACCGTGCCGTCATCCCATTGGCTTCAAAGATCCGGGGTAGACCATTTAGGCTAAGCGTTAAGCTAAGAATGGGATTAGGCCTATTCATGTCATTCTTAGCAATGGCGATTTCCGCGATGGTGGAAACCTTGAGAAGGAAGAAAGCATTAAGCCAAGGGTATGCAAACAATGCTAATGCTATTGTAGACATCTCGGCGATGTGGCTCGTGCCACAATATGTGTTACACGGGCTAGCAGAAGCTCTTACCGCGATAGGACAGACCGAGTTTTTCTACACCGAGTTTCCTAAAAGCATGTCTAGCATCGCAGCGTCTCTGTTTGGTCTAGGTATGGCTGTGGCTAGTCTCTTGGCTAGTGTGATCCTCAACGCCGTCAATGAACTCACCTCAAGAAATGGTGAAGATAGTTGGGTTTCAGACAACATTAACAAGGGTCATTACAACTATTATTACTGGCTACTGGCTATCATGAGCTTCATCAATGTGATCTATTACATGATATGTAGCTGGTCGTATGGTCCTTTGGTCGACCAGGTGAGGAATGGTAGGGTTAATGGTgtgagagaagaagaggagTTGCTTGACATTGTTCGGAAAGGCTTTGAAAAAGAAGATCTAAGAGGCGttgttaaaacaaattaa
- the LOC106404681 gene encoding protein PLANT CADMIUM RESISTANCE 8-like — protein MGRVTTPQRENPDGSSPVQQTGIPVQQTGVPMSQFAPPSYHQANVNISVGTPWRSGLFDCQEDQTNAVMTAILPCVTFGQIAEVLDEGEMTCPLGSFIYLLMMPALCSQWVMGSKYREKMRRRFNLVEAPYSDCATHVLCSCCSLCQEYRELKARNLDPSLGWNGILAQGQYGSEAPGNAPPNQYMTK, from the exons ATGGGTCGTGTTACTACTCCACAAAGGGAGAATCCAGATGGCAGTTCACCAGTTCAGCAAACCGGTATACCGGTCCAACAAACCGGAGTTCCGATGAGCCAATTCGCACCTCCGAGTTATCATCAAGCTAATGTTAACATATCGGTTGGGACTCCATGGAGGAGTGGTTTGTTTGATTGTCAAGAAGACCAAACCAATG CCGTGATGACAGCAATCTTACCATGTGTGACATTCGGACAAATAGCTGAGGTGTTGGATGAAGGAGAGATGA CTTGTCCACTTGGAAGTTTCATATACTTGTTGATGATGCCGGCTTTGTGCTCACAGTGGGTGATGGGATCAAAGTATAGGGAAAAAATGAGGAGAAGATTTAATCTTGTGGAAGCTCCATATTCAGATTGTGCCACTCATGTTTTATGCTCTTGTTGCTCTCTTTGTCAAGAATACAGAGAGCTCAAGGCTAGGAATCTTGATCCTTCTTTGG GTTGGAATGGGATACTTGCTCAAGGGCAATATGGGAGTGAAGCACCAGGTAATGCACCACCAAATCAATATATGACTAAGTAA
- the LOC125588733 gene encoding protein CURVATURE THYLAKOID 1C, chloroplastic-like: MASVSASLPPPLLLTQRKPNLTSVQKLPFSPIRDRRSHSMGLAVKASGKSSESSDLDVISSIQNVWDKSEDRLGLIGLSFAAIVALWASLNIITAIDKLPVISSGFELVGILFSTWFTYRYLLFKPDREELSQIVKKSVADILGQ; this comes from the exons ATGGCGTCTGTTTCTGCAAGTTTGCCTCCACCATTGCTGCTCACTCAGAGAAAACCTAACCTCACATCAGTTCAGAAACTCCCATTTTCTCCTATTCGAG ATAGAAGAAGCCATAGCATGGGTCTTGCGGTGAAAGCTAGTGGCAAAAGTTCTGAATCATCTGATCTCGACGTCATTAGTTCAATTCAGAATGTT tgggataagtctgaagATCGTTTAGGTCTTATTGGTTTGAGTTTTGCTGCTATTGTGGCTCTTTGGGCTTCACTTAACATCATCACG GCAATCGACAAATTGCCTGTTATCTCCTCTGGGTTTGAACTAGTTGGTATCTTGTTCTCAACG TGGTTTACATATCGATATCTCTTGTTCAAACCCGACAG AGAGGAGCTATCCCAAATTGTCAAGAAATCAGTAGCGGATATACTTGGCCAGTAA
- the LOC106345743 gene encoding photosystem I reaction center subunit VI, chloroplastic, with protein MASFATIAAVQPSSAVKGLGGSSLSGAKLFIKPSRQSFKPKSTRAGAVVAKYGDKSVYFDLEDLGNTTGQWDLYGSDAPSPYNPLQSKFFETFAAPFTKRGLLLKFLILGGGSLLTYVSASSTGDVLPIKRGPQEKPKLGPRGKL; from the exons ATGGCATCTTTTGCAACCATCGCCGCCGTTCAACCATCCTCCGCCGTGAAAGGACTCGGAGGAAGCTCTCTCTCCGGAGCAAAGCTCTTCATCAAGCCTTCTCGCCAAAGCttcaaacccaaatccacaag GGCTGGTGCCGTGGTGGCCAAGTATGGAGACAAAAGCGTTTACTTTGATTTAGAAGATTTAGGTAACACAACAGGACAATGGGATTTGTATGGATCTGATGCTCCTTCTCCTTACAACCCACTTCAG AGCAAGTTCTTTGAGACATTTGCTGCTCCTTTCACAAAGAGAGGTTTGCTTCTCAAGTTTTTGATTCTTGGAGGAGGCTCTCTGCTTACTTATGTCAGTGCTTCCTCAACTGGTGATGTTCTTCCTATCAAGAGAGGTCCTCAAGAGAAGCCTAAGCTCGGTCCTCGCGGCAAGCTTTAA
- the LOC125588732 gene encoding rop guanine nucleotide exchange factor 11 produces MEQEQESYKSRLFHFKNMSEHSASRRVKSWSSDCVDTDNFDEDDNDMMMFRSQPGKASSVDRPSLPLSGGATPNRNDKLAAPRMVSSESMEALQAAMDQMKEKFSKLLLGEDMSGGGKGVSSALALSNAITNLAASAFGEQRRLEPMVADRKARWRREIGWLISVADHIVEFAPTQQTNKDGTSMEVMSTRQRTDLLCNIPALKKLDAMLLDCLDKFKDQNEFYYVKKDSPDSGETRNDDKWWLPAVKVPPNGLSEISRRFLQSQKECVNQVLKAAMAINAQVLSEMEIPESYLESLPKNGRASLGDVIYKMITVEMFDADQFLIEMDLSSEHKILDLKNRIEASIVIWKRKMVQKDTKSAWGSTVSTEKREQFEERAETILLLLKLGFPGISQSTLDITKIQCNRDVGLAILESYSRVLESLAHTVMSRIEDVLYADQLTQEPTNASSKNRYTVIETEKPKEERISFSEERLSGTSLSDVMQWGNKNNEVKKESYYGGDKEKPLLSKVTGIMTTNKKSSYLENLGTMRSPTARYS; encoded by the exons ATGGAGCAAGAACAAGAGAGCTACAAATCAAGATTGTTTCATTTCAAGAACATGAGCGAACACTCAGCTTCACGACGTGTTAAAAGCTGGAGCTCAGATTGTGTCGATACAGACAATTTTGATGAAGATGACAATGACATGATGATGTTCAGAAGTCAACCCGGAAAAGCCAGTAGCGTTGACCGGCCGTCATTGCCTTTAAGCGGTGGTGCAACGCCCAACCGCAACGACAAGCTTGCCGCTCCGAGGATGGTTTCATCCGAATCGATGGAGGCGTTACAAGCAG CAATGGACcaaatgaaagaaaagttttcgAAACTGCTTCTTGGAGAAGATATGTCTGGAGGAGGAAAAGGCGTTTCTTCAGCTTTGGCTTTATCTAACGCCATTACCAATCTAGCAGCGTCTGCGTTTGGAGAGCAGAGGCGTTTAGAGCCAATGGTGGCTGATAGAAAAGCGCGGTGGAGAAGAGAAATTGGATGGCTTATCTCTGTGGCCGATCATATAGTTGAGTTCGCTCCAAcgcaacaaacaaacaaagatggaacTTCAATGGAAGTCATGTCAACAAGACAGAGAACAGATCTTCTCTGCAACATTCCCGCACTTAAGAAACTAGATGCAATGCTTCTT gATTGTCTTGATAAATTCAAGGATCAGAACGAGTTTTATTATGTCAAAAAGGATTCTCCTGATTCTGGCGAGACAAGAAACGATGATAAATGGTGGTTACCAGCGGTTAAAGTCCCACCTAATGGCCTCTCAGAGATATCAAGAAGGTTTCTACAGAGCCAAAAGGAATGTGTTAACCAAGTCCTTAAAGCTGCAATGGCAATAAACGCTCAAGTGCTGTCTGAAATGGAGATTCCTGAGAGCTACCTAGAATCACTTCCCAAG AATGGGAGAGCTAGCTTGGGAGATGTGATATACAAAATGATAACAGTAGAGATGTTTGATGCAGACCAGTTCCTAATTGAAATGGATTTATCATCTGAGCACAAGATTCTTGATCTAAAGAACAGAATCGAAGCGTCGATTGTGATATGGAAGAGGAAAATGGTGCAGAAAGACACAAAATCTGCCTGGGGATCAACAGTGAGTACTGAGAAGAGAGAACAGTTTGAAGAAAGAGCTGAAACTATCTTGCTTCTTTTGAAACTAGGGTTTCCTGGAATCTCTCAATCCACACTTGATATCACCAAGATTCAATGCAAcaga GATGTAGGACTTGCTATATTAGAGAGTTACTCAAGAGTGCTTGAGAGTTTGGCTCACACGGTGATGTCAAGAATAGAAGACGTGCTATACGCTGATCAACTTACTCAAGAACCTACAAATGCATCTAGTAAGAATAGATATACTGTTATAGAGACAGAGAAACCGAAGGAGGAACGGATTAGTTTCTCAGAGGAAAGGCTTTCAGGGACATCACTCTCAGATGTTATGCAATGGGGTAACAAGAACAATGAGGTGAAGAAAGAAAGCTATTATGGAGGAGATAAAGAGAAACCATTGTTGTCAAAAGTCACAGGTATTATGACAACCAACAAAAAGagttcttatcttgaaaatcttGGAACTATGAGGAGTCCAACCGCAAGATATTCTtga
- the LOC106405530 gene encoding dynein light chain LC6, flagellar outer arm gives MLEGKAMVEDSDMPVKMQVQAMALASQALDLFDVVDCKSIAGHIKKEFDERYGSGWQCVVGSNFGCFFTHSKGTFIYFQLETLKFLIFKGASTP, from the exons ATGTTGGAAGGAAAAGCAATGGTGGAAGATTCAGACATGCCAGTGAAGATGCAGGTTCAAGCCATGGCTTTAGCTTCTCAAGCTCTTGATCTCTTTGATGTCGTTGACTGTAAATCCATAGCTGGCCACATCAAGAAG GAGTTTGATGAGAGATATGGGAGTGGATGGCAATGTGTGGTGGGATCAAATTTTGGATGTTTCTTCACACATTCTAAAGGGACTTTCATCTATTTTCAATTGGAGACACTTAAGTTCCTAATTTTCAAAGGCGCTTCTACTCCTTAA
- the LOC106406302 gene encoding protein disulfide isomerase-like 1-5, protein MSINPKPQSSLFTFILLLLLTSAYSSSNEPGSDDLEQLLAVDEQLQQDLPPHHQQSEAETVSKAQRIVLELSGDNARRVIGGNEFVMVLGYAPWCARSADLMPKFSEAATALKEIGSPVVMAKIDGDRYGKVASEMEIKGFPTLLLFVNGTSQAYTGGFSAEEIVIWVQKKTGAPIVTVNTVDEAQRFLKKYHTFVVGLFNKFEGSEYNEFLKAAKSDDEIQFVETSDSEVAKLLFPELKTSNVFIGMVKTEAERYTAYEGSYNMEKILEFLGKNKFPLVTKLSESNTAWVYSSPVKLQVMIFAKADDFQNMAQPLEDFARKFKSKLMFIYIDITNENLAMPFLTLFGIEHANKTVVAAFDNKLNSKYLLESDPSPSNIEKFCSGLADGTIPQYYRSEPVPDNENASIVTVVGKTFDELVLNSQENVLLEVHTPWCVNCEAMSKQVVKLAKHFKGFENLVFARIDASTNEHAKLQVNDYPTILLYKSGEKEEPLKLSTKLSAKDMAVFINEELKPRGGSAKDEL, encoded by the exons ATGtcgatcaatcctaaaccccaaTCCTCTCTCTTCACCTTCATCCTCCTCTTACTCCTCACCTCCGCCTACTCATCATCTAACGAACCCGGATCCGACGATCTCGAACAGCTCCTTGCGGTAGACGAGCAGCTGCAGCAAGATCTTCCTCCTCACCACCAGCAATCCGAAGCGGAGACCGTGAGCAAGGCGCAGAGGATCGTGCTGGAGCTCAGCGGCGACAACGCGAGGCGAGTGATCGGCGGGAACGAGTTCGTGATGGTTCTAGGCTACGCGCCTTGGTGCGCCCGCAGCGCGGATCTGATGCCGAAGTTCTCGGAGGCCGCGACGGCGTTGAAGGAGATCGGGAGTCCGGTTGTGATGGCGAAGATCGACGGAGATAGGTATGGTAAGGTCGCGTCGGAGATGGAGATCAAGGGGTTCCCTACGCTTCTTCTCTTCGTTAACGGCACGTCTCAGGCTTACACCGGTGGATTCTCAGC AGAGGAGATAGTCATCTGGGTGCAGAAGAAGACTGGTGCACCCATCGTTACAGTTAATACAGTTGATGAAGCTCAGAGATTTCTGAAAAAGTATCACACTTTCGTTGTTGGTCTCTTCAACAAGTTTGAG GGTTCTGAATATAACGAGTTCCTGAAAGCTGCAAAATCTGACGATGAGATCCAGTTTGTGGAAACAAGTGATAGCGAAGTTGCCAAGCTTCTGTTTCCTGAGCTCAAGACAAGTAATGTGTTTATTGGGATGGTGAAAACTGAAGCTGAAAGGTACACTGCATATG AGGGATCTTACAATATGGAGAAGATATTAGAGTTTCTAGGCAAGAACAAGTTTCCATTGGTTACAAAATTGAGTGAAAGCAATACTGCTTGGGTTTACTCCAGTCCTGTCAAGCTTCAG GTTATGATCTTTGCCAAGGCTGATGACTTTCAGAATATGGCTCAGCCTCTTGAAGATTTTGCAAGAAAGTTTAAATCGAAG cttatgtttatatatattgatataacaAATGAGAACCTTGCCATGCCATTCTTGACCTTGTTCGGAATAGAGCATGCGAACAAAACTGTT GTTGCTGCTTTCGATAACAAACTCAACTCCAAGTATTTGCTCGAGTCAGATCCATCACCAAGCAATATTGAA AAATTTTGTTCAGGACTTGCTGATGGAACCATACCGCAGTACTATAGGTCAGAGCCAGTTCCAGATAAT GAAAACGCAAGCATAGTGACTGTGGTAGGAAAGACTTTTGATGAGTTGGTATTAAACAGTCAAGAGAATGTTCTTCTTGAG GTACATACACCATGGTGTGTGAACTGCGAGGCAATGAGCAAACAGGTCGTAAAGTTGGCTAAGCATTTCAAAGGCTTTGAGAATCTTGTTTTCGCAAGAATTGATGCGTCTACAAATGAGCATGCTAAACTACAG GTTAATGATTATCCGACAATATTACTCTACAAATCCGGTGAAAAGGAGGAACCG TTAAAGCTGTCAACTAAATTGAGCGCCAAGGACATGGCTGTTTTCATCAACGAAGAGTTGAAACCAAGAGGTGGTTCTGCTAAGGATGAATTGTAG
- the LOC106390576 gene encoding ras-related protein RABG3d-like, whose product MSSRRRVLLKVIILGDSGVGKTSLMNQFVNRKFSNQYKATIGADFLTKEVQIDDRIFTLQIWDTAGQERFQSLGVAFYRGADCCVLVNDVNVMKSFENLNNWREEFLIQASPSDRDNFPFVVLGNKTDVDGGKSRVVSEKKAKAWCASKGNIPYFETSAKEGFNVDAAFECITKNAFKNEPEEEPYMPDTIDVAGGQQQRSTGCEC is encoded by the exons ATGTCGTCTCGCCGGAGAGTTCTTCTGAAAGTCATCATCCTCGGAGATAGCGG ggTTGGGAAGACATCGTTGATGAATCA GTTTGTGAATCGCAAATTTAGCAATCAGTATAAAGCTACGATTGGAGCAGATTTCTTGACTAAAGAGGTTCAGATTGATGACAGGATCTTCACTTTACAG ATATGGGATACGGCTGGGCAAGAAAGGTTCCAAAGTTTGGGAGTTGCCTTTTACAGAGGAGCTGATTGTTGTGTTCTTGTAAACGATGTCAATGTTATGAAATCTTTTGAGAATCTTAATAACTGGAGGGAAGAGTTCTTGATTCAG GCTAGCCCATCAGATCGTGACAACTTCCCGTTTGTTGTGTTGGGGAACAAGACCGATGTTGATGGTGGCAAGAGCCGAGTG GTTTCTGAGAAGAAAGCAAAGGCATGGTGTGCATCTAAAGGAAACATTCCTTACTTTGAGACATCTGCCAAAGAAGGATTCAATGTTGATGCGGCTTTCGAATGCATAACCAAAAATGCATTCAAGAATGAACCTGAAGAAGAACC GTACATGCCTGACACTATTGATGTTGCTGGAGGTCAGCAACAAAGATCAACAGGGTGTGAATGCTAA
- the LOC106390917 gene encoding 60S ribosomal protein L37-2 has product MTKGTGSFGKRRNKSHTLCVRCGRRSFHIQKSRCSACAYPAARKRTYNWSVKAIRRKTTGTGRMRYLRNVPRRFKTGFREGTEAKPRNKAAASSA; this is encoded by the exons ATG ACGAAGGGAACGGGGAGTTTCGGAAAGAGGAGGAACAAGAGTCACACTCTCTGTGTCAGATGTGGTCGCCGCAGTTTCCACATCCAGAAGAGCCGTTGCTCCGCCTGCGCTTACCCCGCCGCTCGCAAGAGGACCT ACAACTGGAGTGTGAAGGCAATCCGTAGAAAGACTACAGGAACAGGAAGGATGAGGTATCTTCGCAATGTGCCTCGCAGGTTCAAGACCGGTTTCAGAGAGG GTACCGAAGCTAAGCCAAGGAACAAGGCAGCGGCTTCATCAGCTTAA